The following proteins come from a genomic window of Pleuronectes platessa chromosome 2, fPlePla1.1, whole genome shotgun sequence:
- the myg1 gene encoding UPF0160 protein MYG1, mitochondrial, producing MPAAVMQQKEEKDSGVHRFPKQAHHIRSGCQILPPLPPPTRSVVNESVAPGMIKNRVLTNITKPLRVSRLIAPRTHLRCLLPVNEPRAEARFMSSDAKRLRSENMSGTKIGTHNGSFHCDEVLACFFLRQLPEYKDAEIVRTRDPAKLAECDIVVDVGGEFNPKEHRYDHHQRTFTDSYHSLIPEKPWVTKLSSAGLVYLHFGHRVLAQLTQLKEDDRQLEVLYDKLYDNFVEEVDAIDNGISQYDGEPRYAISSTLSARVGHLNPRWNSKSQDTEEGFRKAMKMVGEEFLDRVDFYQSSWLPARVVVEEAVKKRHQVDPSGEVLLFSQGGCPWKEHLFALENDLNVETPIKFVLYPDQNGQWRVQCVPAGLHTFNNRLSLLEEWRGVRDDALSKLSGIEGCIFVHTGGFIGGNKTQEGALEMARRTLQAAAQSPTNGSS from the exons ATGCCAGCTGCCGTAAtgcaacaaaaagaagaaaaagactccGGGGTTCACCGGTTCCCAAAACAAGCGCACCACATCCGGTCCGGCTGCCAAATACTTCCGCCACTGCCACCACCAACGCGGTCCGTTGTGAATGAAAGTGTCGCACCTGGTATGATTAAAAACAGGGTTTTAACAAACATAACTAAACCGCTGAGGGTTTCACGGCTCATAGCTCCACGCACCCacctccgctgtttgctccccGTGAACGAGCCGCGCGCAGAAGCTCGTTTCATGTCCAGCGACGCAAAGAGACTCCGCTCAGAAAACATGTCGGGGACAAAGATCGGGACCCACAACGGCAGCTTCCACTGTGACGAGGTTCTGGCCTGTTTCTTCCTCCGCCAGCTCCCCGAGTATAAG GATGCTGAGATCGTTCGGACCAGGGACCCGGCGAAGCTGGCAGAGTGCGACATCGTTGTAGATGTGGGAGGAGAGTTTAACCCGAAGGAGCACCGCTATGACCATCACCAGAG GACATTTACAGACAGCTACCACAGTTTGATTCCAGAGAAGCCGTGGGTGACCAAACTCAGCTCCGCCGGCCTGGTCTACCTGCACTTTGGCCACCGGGTGCTGGCCCAGCTGACGCAGCTGAAGGAGGATGACAGGCAGCTGGAGGTGCTCTATGACAAG CTGTACGATAACTTCGTGGAGGAGGTTGATGCCATAGACAACGGCATTTCACAGTATGATGGGGAACCCCGCTACGCCATTTCCAGCACGCTGAGTGCACGTGTCGGCCACCTGAACCCACGCTGGAACAGCAAGAGTCAGGACACCGAG GAAGGTTTCAGGAAGGCCATGAAGATGGTTGGGGAGGAGTTCCTGGACCGTGTGGATTTTTACCAGTCCTCCTGGTTGCCGGCTCgtgtggtggtggaggaagCTGTTAAGAAAAGACATCAG GTAGATCCCAGTGGAGAGGTCCTGTTGTTCTCCCAGGGCGGGTGTCCCTGGAAGGAGCATCTGTTTGCCCTGGAGAATGATCTCAACGTGGAGACGCCCATCAAGTTTGTCCTGTACCCAGACCAGAACGGACAGTGGAGGGTCCAGTGTGTTCCCGCTGGGCTCCACACCTTTAATAACAG GCTGTCCTTGCTGGAGGAGTGGCGTGGCGTCAGAGACGATGCGCTGTCGAAGCTCAGCGGGATCGAGGGCTGCATCTTCGTCCACACTGGAGGCTTTATTGGCGGGAACAAGACCCAGGAAGGCGCCCTGGAGATGGCCCGGAGGACCCTGCAGGCTGCAGCCCAGTCCCCTACAAATGGAAGCAGCTGA